Proteins encoded within one genomic window of Deltaproteobacteria bacterium:
- a CDS encoding VCBS repeat-containing protein has product MTRTATTLGCAAAAALTLAACDPRVFDDLTDDMWVDASGTPGDIPSKEYPFALAYAARPDGAGTRVLVAGNLPGALGRVTFDASGKSNALGRRVTDIFQVATTSAIDPRRPFVGSRTLVRGDGVAALGLPDEEAMTGTATGAILVVHPDTFEIVRGIVPVPGVEALGAAVAFGETDVDDAATTDGTLDLAATATTQVVLFPDVARTAAALDPVRCAIGAEVARSVLVVDLDGDGVDEIVVARGALAPDLASPAGEIVAFDGSLVQAADGAMCFDPAATPARAPKVGPLAATDGAPDLGSQLVAGDFDGDGAIDLAASSPLTDRVVVFLDAAGSASEVTVDQAGVAALDAGDLDGDGTDELIVGAPDAAVDGVAGAGLVRVLRLASDGQSFDEINTLHDIDPEKDQAFGRDVQVAPFGSGGQAALAVAANGELFTYFRVAADLPDVRGN; this is encoded by the coding sequence GTGACCCGCACCGCGACGACCTTGGGGTGCGCGGCCGCCGCCGCGTTGACGCTCGCGGCGTGCGACCCGCGCGTGTTCGACGACCTCACCGACGACATGTGGGTCGACGCGAGCGGGACTCCCGGCGACATCCCGTCGAAGGAGTACCCGTTTGCGCTGGCGTACGCCGCGCGGCCGGACGGCGCCGGCACGCGCGTTCTGGTGGCCGGCAACCTGCCCGGCGCGCTCGGGCGCGTCACCTTCGACGCATCCGGTAAGTCGAACGCGCTCGGCCGGCGCGTGACCGACATCTTCCAGGTCGCGACGACCAGCGCGATCGACCCCCGCCGGCCGTTCGTCGGCTCGCGGACGCTGGTGCGCGGCGACGGGGTCGCAGCCCTCGGGCTGCCCGACGAGGAGGCGATGACCGGGACGGCCACCGGCGCCATCCTCGTCGTCCACCCCGACACGTTCGAGATCGTCCGCGGCATCGTACCGGTGCCGGGCGTCGAGGCGCTCGGCGCGGCGGTCGCGTTCGGCGAGACCGACGTCGACGACGCGGCGACCACCGACGGCACCCTCGACCTCGCGGCCACTGCGACGACCCAGGTGGTCCTGTTCCCGGACGTCGCGCGCACGGCGGCCGCGCTCGACCCGGTCCGGTGCGCGATCGGCGCCGAGGTCGCCCGGAGCGTGCTGGTCGTCGACCTCGACGGCGACGGCGTCGACGAGATCGTCGTCGCGCGGGGCGCGCTCGCGCCCGACCTCGCGTCGCCCGCGGGCGAGATCGTCGCGTTCGACGGCTCCCTGGTCCAGGCCGCCGACGGCGCCATGTGCTTCGACCCGGCTGCGACGCCGGCGCGCGCCCCGAAGGTCGGGCCGCTGGCCGCGACGGACGGAGCGCCCGACCTTGGCTCCCAGCTCGTCGCCGGCGACTTCGACGGCGATGGCGCGATCGACCTCGCCGCGTCGTCGCCGCTCACCGACCGCGTCGTGGTGTTCCTCGATGCCGCTGGATCGGCGTCGGAGGTGACCGTCGACCAGGCGGGGGTCGCCGCCCTCGACGCCGGCGACCTCGACGGCGACGGAACTGACGAGTTGATCGTCGGCGCCCCCGACGCGGCGGTCGACGGCGTGGCCGGCGCCGGGCTCGTGCGCGTGCTGCGGCTGGCGTCCGACGGCCAGTCGTTCGACGAGATCAACACGTTGCACGACATCGACCCGGAGAAAGACCAGGCGTTCGGCCGCGACGTGCAAGTGGCCCCGTTCGGTTCCGGCGGGCAGGCCGCGCTGGCGGTCGCGGCCAACGGCGAGTTGTTCACCTACTTCCGCGTGGCCGCCGATCTGCCCGACGTCCGGGGCAACTGA
- a CDS encoding serine/threonine protein kinase, with translation MIGTTLDRRYQILDRLGEGGMGVVYLAQHILIEKRVAIKVLKPEAARDPTIVRRFIQEAKAASRIGHPNIVDVTDFGTTRDGTTFQVMELVEGPTLAQVLSEHGRLYVARAVGIAVQIGRALAAAHGKGIVHRDVKPENVFLVSGGGRTDFVKLADFGIAKVTHLDGPSTLSPRLTRQGAVFGTPEYMPPEQAMGRADLDHRADVYALGAVLYHMVTGRPPHKGATTMETLVQVIQDPVRPPGEVAPEVGFSDAFERVVMRALESDRDRRFGSMAEFIDALQFAAGGADAPRGATAPPARADPPVAGPADPTLAPGQWWIGPDGVATLAQPTDAAAQRPRAAPLRVPPEQLPGPPEPARRGGLERRARAVAIGSVALVAAVAVAAVTLWPRERAQPAHPRAIARAGAAGAADDAATRDAGAGARDAATATDANADGGAARAGDAGAMAAPVRVVVTTAPPGGRLVLPDGTVAGVGRAALARPRGVRLRVRCVRNGYRPGAVVVAFDGRRRRAVCRMRPAGKCVPGIKNPFYDCDGRRR, from the coding sequence GTGATCGGCACGACCCTCGACCGCCGCTACCAGATCCTCGACCGCCTCGGCGAAGGCGGCATGGGGGTCGTCTACCTGGCGCAGCACATCCTGATCGAAAAGCGAGTGGCGATCAAAGTGCTCAAGCCGGAGGCGGCGCGCGATCCGACGATCGTCCGCCGCTTCATTCAAGAGGCCAAGGCCGCGTCGCGGATCGGCCACCCGAACATCGTGGACGTCACCGATTTCGGCACGACTCGCGACGGGACGACGTTCCAGGTGATGGAACTCGTCGAAGGCCCGACGCTGGCGCAGGTGCTGAGCGAGCACGGCCGGCTGTACGTCGCGCGGGCGGTGGGCATCGCGGTGCAAATCGGCCGGGCCCTCGCCGCCGCCCACGGCAAGGGCATCGTGCACCGCGACGTCAAACCGGAAAACGTGTTCCTCGTGAGCGGCGGCGGCCGCACCGACTTCGTCAAGCTCGCCGACTTCGGCATCGCGAAGGTGACGCACCTCGACGGACCCAGCACGCTGTCGCCGCGGCTCACGCGCCAGGGCGCGGTGTTCGGCACGCCCGAGTACATGCCGCCGGAGCAGGCGATGGGCCGCGCCGACCTCGACCACCGGGCGGACGTGTACGCGCTCGGCGCGGTGCTGTACCACATGGTGACCGGCCGGCCGCCGCACAAGGGCGCGACGACGATGGAGACCTTGGTGCAGGTCATCCAGGACCCGGTGCGCCCGCCGGGGGAGGTCGCGCCGGAGGTGGGCTTCAGCGACGCGTTCGAGCGCGTGGTGATGCGCGCGCTCGAATCGGACCGCGACCGCCGATTCGGGTCGATGGCCGAGTTCATCGACGCGCTGCAGTTCGCCGCGGGCGGGGCCGACGCCCCGCGCGGAGCCACCGCGCCGCCCGCGCGCGCCGATCCTCCGGTCGCCGGCCCGGCCGATCCGACGCTCGCGCCGGGCCAGTGGTGGATCGGTCCCGACGGCGTCGCGACGCTGGCGCAGCCGACCGACGCCGCCGCGCAACGGCCGCGCGCGGCGCCGCTGCGCGTGCCGCCCGAACAGCTGCCCGGGCCGCCGGAGCCCGCGCGCCGCGGCGGCCTCGAGCGGCGCGCGCGCGCGGTCGCGATCGGTTCCGTCGCGCTGGTCGCCGCGGTCGCCGTCGCCGCCGTCACCCTGTGGCCGCGCGAACGCGCGCAGCCGGCGCACCCGCGCGCGATCGCCCGCGCGGGCGCGGCCGGCGCCGCCGACGACGCGGCTACCCGCGACGCCGGCGCGGGCGCCCGCGACGCGGCGACGGCGACCGATGCGAACGCCGACGGCGGAGCCGCTCGCGCCGGCGACGCCGGCGCGATGGCGGCGCCGGTCCGCGTCGTGGTGACGACCGCGCCGCCCGGCGGCCGCCTGGTGTTGCCCGACGGCACGGTGGCCGGCGTCGGCCGCGCCGCGCTCGCGCGCCCGCGCGGCGTTCGCCTTCGCGTCCGTTGCGTTCGCAACGGATATCGGCCGGGCGCGGTGGTCGTCGCGTTCGACGGCCGGCGGCGCAGAGCCGTCTGCCGCATGCGGCCCGCCGGCAAGTGCGTGCCCGGCATCAAGAACCCGTTTTACGACTGCGACGGCCGCCGGCGATGA